A genomic segment from Gracilinanus agilis isolate LMUSP501 chromosome 1, AgileGrace, whole genome shotgun sequence encodes:
- the ZNF688 gene encoding zinc finger protein 688 isoform X2 — MWPGHRGPCATRTQAPPGKMSTPGPGARGLVSFSDVAVYFSQEEWGRLRPEQRALYRDVMRETYSHLGALGFLGPKPALISWVEQETEVWGPAAEDPEELGRNQRTACRGNWSIKKENWKREEPQARNPLDTHVRGQLLEPSFKLIDSTHNGSLELPESPSKAGFSKTLLQPSIPKPPLDTQPGQRRHACPDCGRRFTYPSLLVSHRRMHSGERPFPCPECGMRFKRKSAVEAHQWIHRSCSGGRRGRRPGIRAVPLAPVRGDRDPPVLFRHYPDIFEECG; from the exons ATGTGGCCAGGCCACCGCGGCCCGTGCGCTACACGGACCCAAGCACCCCCGGGGAAGATGAGCACACCCGGCCCGGGGGCGAGGGGCCTCGTGAGCTTCTCCGATGTGGCCGTGTACTTCTCCCAGGAGGAGTGGGGACGGCTGCGCCCCGAGCAGAGGGCCCTTTACAGGGACGTGATGCGAGAGACCTACAGCCACCTGGGCGCGCTGG GATTCCTAGGCCCCAAACCTGCCCTTATCTCCTGGGTGGAACAAGAGACAGAGGTCTGGGGTCCGGCTGCAGAGGATCCAGAGGAGTTGGGGAGAAATCAGAGAACAGCTTgtagag GAAACTGGAGCATAAAGAAGGAGAACTGGAAGAGAGAAGAGCCCCAAGCCAGGAACCCTTTGGACACACATGTGAGAGGCCAACTACTTGAACCTAGCTTCAAACTTATAGACTCAACACACAATGGATCCTTGGAATTGCCAGAGTCACCATCTAAGGCTGGCTTCAGCAAGACTTTACTTCAGCCCTCTATCCCAAAACCTCCGTTGGACACCCAGCCTGGCCAGCGGCGCCATGCCTGTCCTGATTGTGGACGCCGCTTTACGTATCCCTCCCTGCTGGTCAGCCATAGGCGAATGCACTCTGGTGAACGGCCCTTTCCTTGTCCTGAGTGTGGAATGCGCTTCAAAAGGAAGTCTGCTGTTGAAGCTCATCAGTGGATCCATCGATCTTGCTCTGGGGGACGCAGGGGTCGTCGACCTGGGATACGGGCTGTGCCACTCGCCCCTGTTCGGGGTGACCGGGACCCTCCTGTGTTATTCCGGCACTACCCAGACATCTTTGAGGAGTGTGGATGA
- the LOC123249599 gene encoding zinc finger protein 785-like: MLEKGADPRPDKNLIRSRGKEGSALPGFQSTLNDFLSLPVSWAGGVAPDSLSFGHPKVQARTRVSVKERARESSPGRRMSGPEPRTRGLVSFSDVAVYFSPEEWGRLRPEQRALYRDVMRETYGHLGALGFPGPKPALICWMDKETEVWGPDARNPEEVEKRGKEGFGGTRNKAEKWKREGPGVQEPDETHRKNSFSFEAVPNPQQEGSSSSCADCGKTLHKHSITALHQCNPNQKRSYTCPDCGRHFAYPYLLVSHQRMHSGERPYSCDQCEARFFQKKYLVQHQLIHTGEKPYTCPECGRCFRQRRSLVIHQRRTHTGEKPYSCPDCKRQFVYPYQLATHRRTHTGEKPYSCAECGCRFTYSSLLISHRRIHSDERPFPCPECGKRFKRKYALEAHQWIHRSGTEIWRSMPSARQSAAESSVQGARDPPVHCRYYPDIFQECG; encoded by the exons ATGTTGGAAAAGGGCGCTGACCCGAGACCAGACAAGAACCTAATCCGAAGTAGGGGCAAGGAAGGCAGTGCACTACCAGGCTTTCAGAGCACTCTGAACGACTTCCT GTCGCTTCCGGTCTCGTGGGCCGGTGGGGTGGCTCCAGACTCCCTGAGTTTCGGACACCCGAAAGTTCAGGCCCGTACCCGTGTGTCGGTGAAGGAAAGGGCACGCGAGAGCTCGCCGGGGCGGAGGATGAGTGGGCCTGAGCCGAGGACAAGGGGTCTTGTGAGCTTCTCCGATGTGGCCGTGTACTTCTCCCCGGAGGAGTGGGGGCGGCTGCGCCCCGAGCAGAGGGCCCTCTACAGGGACGTCATGCGGGAAACCTACGGTCATCTGGGCGCGCTGG GTTTCCCAGGCCCCAAACCTGCCCTCATCTGCTGGATGGATAAAGAGACAGAGGTCTGGGGTCCAGATGCCCGAAACCCCGAGGAggtagagaagagaggaaaggaaggcttTGGAG GAACCAGGAACAAGGctgagaaatggaagagagaagggcCTGGAGTCCAGGAACCTGATGAAACACATAGGAAGAACAGTTTTTCATTTGAGGCTGTGCCAAACCCACAGCAAGAAGGCAGCAGCTCTTCCTGCGCTGATTGTGGCAAGACTTTGCATAAACACTCTATCACTGCACTTCACCAATGTAATCCCAACCAAAAGAGGTCATATACATGTCCTGATTGTGGAAGACACTTTGCTTATCCCTATTTACTGGTCAGCCACCAGCGAATGCATTCTGGGGAGCGTCCCTACTCCTGTGATCAGTGTGAGGCACGATTCTTCCAAAAAAAGTATCTTGTCCAACACCAGCTAATTCACACAGGTGAGAAGCCCTACACCTGCCCTGAATGTGGACGCTGCTTCAGACAGAGAAGATCGCTGGTCATCCATCAGCGGCGCACACACACAGGTGAAAAACCCTATTCCTGTCCTGATTGCAAGCGACAGTTTGTCTATCCCTACCAACTGGCTACTCATCGTCGTAcccacacaggagagaaaccaTACTCCTGTGCAGAATGTGGTTGCCGCTTCACTTATTCCTCCTTACTAATAAGCCACAGACGCATTCATTCTGATGAGAGGCCTTTTCCATGCCCTGAGTGTGGGAAGAGGTTCAAAAGGAAGTACGCTCTTGAAGCCCACCAGTGGATCCATCGTTCTGGTACTGAGATTTGGAGAAGCATgccatcagcaagacagtctgcAGCAGAATCCTCTGTCCAGGGTGCCCGGGATCCTCCTGTGCACTGTCGTTACTACCCAGATATATTCCAGGAGTGTGGGTGA
- the ZNF688 gene encoding zinc finger protein 688 isoform X1, with product MWPGHRGPCATRTQAPPGKMSTPGPGARGLVSFSDVAVYFSQEEWGRLRPEQRALYRDVMRETYSHLGALGFLGPKPALISWVEQETEVWGPAAEDPEELGRNQRTACRAGNWSIKKENWKREEPQARNPLDTHVRGQLLEPSFKLIDSTHNGSLELPESPSKAGFSKTLLQPSIPKPPLDTQPGQRRHACPDCGRRFTYPSLLVSHRRMHSGERPFPCPECGMRFKRKSAVEAHQWIHRSCSGGRRGRRPGIRAVPLAPVRGDRDPPVLFRHYPDIFEECG from the exons ATGTGGCCAGGCCACCGCGGCCCGTGCGCTACACGGACCCAAGCACCCCCGGGGAAGATGAGCACACCCGGCCCGGGGGCGAGGGGCCTCGTGAGCTTCTCCGATGTGGCCGTGTACTTCTCCCAGGAGGAGTGGGGACGGCTGCGCCCCGAGCAGAGGGCCCTTTACAGGGACGTGATGCGAGAGACCTACAGCCACCTGGGCGCGCTGG GATTCCTAGGCCCCAAACCTGCCCTTATCTCCTGGGTGGAACAAGAGACAGAGGTCTGGGGTCCGGCTGCAGAGGATCCAGAGGAGTTGGGGAGAAATCAGAGAACAGCTTgtagag CAGGAAACTGGAGCATAAAGAAGGAGAACTGGAAGAGAGAAGAGCCCCAAGCCAGGAACCCTTTGGACACACATGTGAGAGGCCAACTACTTGAACCTAGCTTCAAACTTATAGACTCAACACACAATGGATCCTTGGAATTGCCAGAGTCACCATCTAAGGCTGGCTTCAGCAAGACTTTACTTCAGCCCTCTATCCCAAAACCTCCGTTGGACACCCAGCCTGGCCAGCGGCGCCATGCCTGTCCTGATTGTGGACGCCGCTTTACGTATCCCTCCCTGCTGGTCAGCCATAGGCGAATGCACTCTGGTGAACGGCCCTTTCCTTGTCCTGAGTGTGGAATGCGCTTCAAAAGGAAGTCTGCTGTTGAAGCTCATCAGTGGATCCATCGATCTTGCTCTGGGGGACGCAGGGGTCGTCGACCTGGGATACGGGCTGTGCCACTCGCCCCTGTTCGGGGTGACCGGGACCCTCCTGTGTTATTCCGGCACTACCCAGACATCTTTGAGGAGTGTGGATGA